In the genome of Hymenobacter cellulosivorans, one region contains:
- a CDS encoding FG-GAP-like repeat-containing protein has protein sequence MKYSLLLGAGLLSVPAVGQTPLINSLSPARNAVAAPRSTALGIGFTQPINPATTAGIRVQSMTAGGAKAGTTSVTTNQVTFTPTTAFRAGEKLWVSVPATVQGTNGAAVAPQVFEFMTAVRGAGPASFMAPASNADFDTDRKDAGRLMLGDVDGDGDLDVVSISALNRAVALRLNSGLNSGNFVAPGSAPSANLASDVRDLALGDVDADGDLDVALANNSGTVSIRLNNGLPAVDFVPPATNAEVAVGGGSYRILLGDVDGDGDLDLLTGNAGAGSSAGVGTVSIRLNSGLNSGNFVAPGTGAEVAVQAAPWNMALGDVDGDGDLDLLATSPGTNGTGNTVSVRLNSGLNSGVFVAPAANAEVIVGPGPRDLALGDIDGDGDLDLLTANIGNGSSAGEGTVSIRLNSGLNSGNFVAPSTDPNPFIWGGTLGVKLGDLDGDGDLDFVTTNFGYASSTTVKLRLNNGVNSASFINPGGEPAILNAGADLALGDVDGDGDLDMVTCHNTGKMSLRLNQSVTLGAARPLATARLEVLPNPATGTAYVQVPDRTTEVQVLDALGRTVRVVQASANGKQTPLSLNGLRPGVYVVQAGEATARLLVE, from the coding sequence ATGAAATATTCTCTACTTCTAGGAGCCGGCTTGCTGTCAGTGCCGGCCGTGGGCCAAACGCCTCTTATCAATTCGCTAAGCCCCGCCCGCAACGCAGTAGCGGCACCTCGGTCAACGGCCCTTGGTATAGGGTTCACGCAGCCTATTAATCCTGCTACTACGGCGGGCATTCGGGTGCAGTCGATGACGGCAGGAGGGGCCAAAGCCGGGACCACCAGCGTAACTACCAATCAGGTAACATTTACCCCCACAACCGCTTTTCGGGCTGGCGAAAAACTATGGGTAAGCGTACCCGCTACCGTGCAGGGCACCAACGGTGCGGCGGTAGCGCCTCAGGTGTTTGAGTTTATGACTGCCGTGCGTGGAGCGGGCCCAGCCAGCTTTATGGCCCCGGCCAGCAATGCAGACTTTGACACGGATAGAAAAGATGCCGGCCGGCTCATGCTAGGCGATGTGGATGGGGATGGAGACCTGGATGTAGTTTCTATTTCGGCACTGAACCGAGCGGTGGCTCTGCGGCTAAACAGCGGCCTGAACAGTGGCAATTTTGTGGCTCCAGGCAGTGCACCAAGTGCCAACTTAGCCTCTGATGTACGTGACCTGGCATTGGGTGATGTGGACGCCGACGGGGACCTGGACGTAGCCTTGGCTAATAACTCTGGCACGGTGAGCATCCGCCTCAACAATGGACTCCCGGCAGTCGACTTCGTTCCGCCGGCAACGAATGCCGAAGTGGCAGTAGGCGGTGGCTCTTACCGGATACTGCTCGGGGACGTGGATGGCGACGGGGACCTGGATCTGCTAACGGGCAATGCCGGCGCGGGCAGCAGTGCGGGAGTCGGCACCGTAAGTATCCGGCTAAACAGCGGCCTGAACAGTGGCAATTTCGTGGCCCCCGGCACTGGCGCGGAGGTAGCAGTACAGGCTGCTCCCTGGAATATGGCCCTGGGTGATGTAGATGGCGATGGGGACCTAGACCTGCTGGCAACCAGCCCCGGAACCAACGGTACCGGGAATACGGTGAGTGTGCGCCTGAACAGCGGCCTGAACAGTGGGGTGTTTGTCGCGCCGGCTGCCAACGCGGAGGTCATCGTAGGGCCCGGCCCCCGCGACCTGGCCCTGGGCGACATTGATGGGGACGGCGACCTGGACCTGCTCACTGCCAACATAGGCAACGGCTCAAGCGCCGGCGAAGGCACGGTGAGCATCCGCCTGAATAGTGGCCTGAACAGTGGTAATTTCGTAGCGCCCAGCACCGACCCCAACCCGTTTATCTGGGGCGGAACCCTGGGTGTTAAGCTGGGCGACCTGGACGGCGACGGCGACTTGGATTTCGTGACCACCAACTTTGGCTATGCTTCCAGCACCACCGTGAAACTCCGGCTGAATAATGGGGTAAACAGCGCCAGCTTTATCAACCCCGGCGGAGAGCCAGCCATCCTTAATGCGGGGGCTGACTTGGCTCTGGGTGACGTAGACGGCGACGGGGACCTGGATATGGTTACCTGCCATAATACTGGTAAAATGAGTCTGCGGCTAAACCAATCGGTGACGTTAGGAGCAGCCCGGCCGCTGGCTACAGCACGTCTTGAAGTACTACCAAACCCAGCTACCGGTACGGCTTACGTGCAGGTTCCAGACCGTACCACCGAAGTACAGGTGCTGGATGCGTTGGGCCGAACTGTACGGGTGGTGCAGGCGAGTGCCAATGGCAAGCAAACTCCACTGTCTCTGAACGGCTTGCGGCCCGGAGTGTATGTTGTGCAGGCTGGAGAAGCCACGGCCCGGCTGCTGGTTGAATAA
- a CDS encoding helix-turn-helix domain-containing protein: MPDSSLPAAAPDVNLVATVRHHFGFSVRQLASYLGVSAGFITHMETGRKGMPASLLPRLTVLSRLLPPPLGQGPPAAPEPPESAIYDTLAPLPAPDPLLQDTELPGATTPAAEPLRQHLRDVRQKLLQYGQRLAQQQSRAVLLARRRRGVAQLQTAPFPTEPAETARYARWLGELATDLARDEPDPTQAAADRLLLAARVAALRAEVALLAEINSLG, encoded by the coding sequence ATGCCCGACTCTTCTCTTCCCGCTGCTGCTCCTGATGTAAACCTGGTGGCCACCGTACGCCACCACTTCGGCTTTTCCGTGCGCCAGCTGGCCAGCTACCTGGGCGTGTCGGCCGGCTTTATCACTCACATGGAAACCGGCCGCAAAGGTATGCCCGCCTCCCTGCTGCCCCGCCTGACCGTGCTTAGCCGCCTGTTGCCTCCGCCCCTGGGGCAAGGCCCGCCGGCGGCACCCGAGCCCCCGGAATCGGCCATCTACGACACGCTGGCTCCCCTGCCGGCCCCCGACCCGTTGCTCCAGGATACCGAGCTGCCCGGTGCTACCACGCCCGCCGCCGAGCCCCTGCGCCAGCACCTGCGCGATGTGCGCCAGAAGCTGCTGCAATACGGGCAGCGCCTGGCCCAGCAGCAAAGCCGGGCCGTACTGCTGGCCCGCCGCCGCCGGGGCGTGGCCCAGCTCCAGACGGCCCCCTTCCCTACCGAGCCCGCCGAAACGGCCCGCTACGCCCGCTGGCTGGGCGAGCTGGCCACCGACCTGGCCCGCGACGAGCCCGACCCCACCCAGGCCGCCGCCGACCGCCTACTGCTGGCCGCCCGCGTGGCAGCCCTGCGGGCCGAAGTAGCCTTGCTAGCCGAAATAAATTCGCTGGGTTAA
- the atpG gene encoding ATP synthase F1 subunit gamma, which yields MASLKEVRNRIVSVQSTQQITKAMKMVAAAKLRRAQDNILRMRPYAQRLNSILSNLTSLAGDDVVSEYGEQRDVRRVLIIAITSDRGLAGAFNSNIFKGVNALIAERYAAQAAAGNITVLAIGKRAHEYYSKRGPVLGNYTHVFGQLSFDTVRAAAEQAMEGFRTGQFDEVTMVYNEFRNVATQIVRAEQLLPLVPVEAPATAAATSNVDYIFEPSKEEIVQTLIPQSLKVQLYKAVLESNASEHGARMTAMDKATENAGELLKSLKLTYNRTRQAAITTEILEIVGGAEALAASRG from the coding sequence ATGGCTAGCTTAAAAGAAGTCCGCAACCGCATTGTATCGGTGCAAAGCACGCAGCAAATCACCAAAGCCATGAAAATGGTGGCGGCGGCTAAGCTGCGTCGGGCCCAGGACAACATCCTGCGCATGCGCCCCTACGCCCAGCGGCTCAACAGCATTCTGAGCAACCTCACCAGCCTGGCCGGCGACGACGTAGTGAGCGAATACGGTGAGCAGCGCGACGTGCGCCGCGTGCTGATTATCGCCATTACTTCCGACCGGGGTCTGGCCGGTGCTTTCAACAGCAACATCTTCAAGGGGGTGAATGCCCTGATTGCGGAGCGCTATGCTGCTCAGGCTGCGGCCGGCAACATTACGGTGCTGGCCATTGGCAAGCGCGCCCACGAGTACTACTCGAAGCGTGGACCGGTGTTGGGCAACTACACCCACGTCTTCGGCCAATTGTCGTTCGACACGGTACGCGCCGCGGCTGAACAAGCCATGGAAGGTTTCCGGACCGGGCAGTTCGACGAGGTAACGATGGTCTACAACGAGTTCCGGAACGTGGCGACGCAAATCGTTCGGGCCGAGCAGTTGTTGCCCCTGGTACCGGTTGAGGCTCCCGCTACGGCCGCCGCTACCTCGAACGTGGACTACATCTTCGAGCCCTCGAAAGAGGAAATCGTGCAGACCCTGATTCCCCAGTCGCTGAAGGTGCAGCTTTACAAGGCGGTGCTGGAGAGCAACGCTTCGGAGCACGGCGCCCGCATGACGGCCATGGACAAAGCCACCGAAAACGCCGGCGAGCTGCTCAAGTCGCTCAAGCTTACCTACAACCGTACGCGTCAGGCGGCCATTACCACCGAGATTCTCGAAATCGTGGGTGGGGCCGAAGCCCTGGCGGCCAGCCGCGGCTAG
- the atpH gene encoding ATP synthase F1 subunit delta, with protein sequence MSEQRVASRYAKSLLDLAEERGTLEQVKLDMDLFRKTLEQNRDLRLLLRNPIVKSDKKLAILRAIFGGKVSEITEKFFSIVTQHNRESALEWVATEFQSQYDLLRGMQVAQVTTAAPLAPALREQLNTIVREQSGLQNVTLEEKVDESLIGGFILRVGDRQLDESVRNSLRKLRNSFKENPYQHHIN encoded by the coding sequence ATGTCAGAACAACGAGTTGCCTCCCGCTACGCCAAGTCCTTGCTGGATCTGGCCGAGGAGCGTGGAACGCTGGAGCAAGTAAAGCTCGACATGGATTTGTTCCGCAAAACGCTGGAACAGAACCGTGACCTGCGCTTGCTGCTGCGCAATCCCATCGTGAAATCCGATAAGAAGCTGGCGATTCTGCGGGCTATTTTCGGTGGCAAAGTGTCGGAAATCACGGAGAAGTTTTTCTCCATTGTGACCCAGCACAACCGCGAAAGCGCCCTGGAATGGGTAGCCACTGAGTTTCAAAGCCAGTACGATCTGCTGCGCGGCATGCAGGTAGCCCAGGTTACCACCGCAGCCCCGCTGGCTCCGGCCCTGCGCGAGCAGCTGAATACGATTGTTCGCGAACAGTCGGGTTTGCAGAACGTTACGCTCGAAGAAAAGGTTGATGAGTCGCTGATTGGTGGCTTCATCCTGCGGGTCGGCGACCGTCAGCTCGACGAGTCGGTTCGCAACAGCTTGCGCAAGCTGCGCAATTCCTTTAAAGAGAACCCCTACCAACACCATATAAATTAA
- a CDS encoding F0F1 ATP synthase subunit B produces MDLITPNIGLVFWQLVIFLIVLFLLAKFAWKPILGSLKEREDSIENALRMAEQAKLEMQQLKAGNEKLIAEARLERDKMMQEATQMANQLIEQAKDKATEEGSRMIMQAREAIQNEKHAALTEVKNTAAKLSIDIAERILRRELADAGSQQQLVDSYLKDVKLN; encoded by the coding sequence ATGGACTTAATAACCCCTAATATTGGCCTGGTCTTCTGGCAGCTGGTGATTTTCCTCATCGTGCTGTTTCTGCTGGCCAAATTTGCCTGGAAACCAATTCTCGGCTCCCTCAAGGAGCGTGAGGATTCGATTGAGAATGCTCTGCGCATGGCCGAACAAGCCAAGCTGGAGATGCAGCAGCTCAAAGCCGGTAACGAAAAACTTATTGCCGAAGCTCGCTTAGAGCGCGACAAGATGATGCAGGAAGCCACGCAAATGGCTAACCAGCTTATCGAGCAGGCCAAGGACAAAGCGACCGAAGAAGGCAGCCGCATGATCATGCAGGCTCGCGAAGCCATTCAGAACGAGAAACACGCTGCGCTGACCGAGGTGAAAAACACGGCTGCCAAGCTTTCCATCGACATTGCTGAGCGCATCCTGCGCCGCGAGCTGGCTGATGCCGGCTCCCAGCAGCAACTCGTGGACTCGTACCTGAAGGATGTAAAGTTGAATTAG
- a CDS encoding T9SS type A sorting domain-containing protein, translated as MIHFPLSAVRTAQAGRLGGGFFFALLFLLLLLPWAARAQAPAGGTTPSVSTILNPDGTLRPGEAGSFSATGYRMLLDPASGEPSFRPTGAGDENWQDGFGRNGVNGFIFAVARAGNGDLYVGGSFQGVGTVPAFNIAKWNGTSWSALGNGTAPVTLSNNGIRGQIFALAVLGNDLYVGGQFGTAHNASDVVYTGCIAKWDGTAWSAVGNGTSPATESNSGVSGRVHALAVLGNVLYVGGQFGTARSTTGEVLVNNVAKWNGTAWSGLGNGTAPVTSVNNGVFGSIYALAVLGNDLYVGGEFDSAHNASGAVYTRNIAKWDGTAWSGLGNGLAPATSTNNGLDNSVRALAVLGTDLYAGGGFTAAPNGNSPLLVNRVAKWDGTAWSGLGNGLAPATSTNNGLNNSVRALAVLGSDLYVGGGFTAAQNGSSIVPVNQVAKWNGTVWNGLGNGTAPPTSTTNGLDYTVNALAVIGTDLYVGGGFSAAYTSSSPVAASAIAKWNGTTWSALHTGQNGVNAAVDAVVRTSNGAFYVAGDFTSVGAMHANRIAKWDGTAWSALGNGMAPPTSTNNGVNFTVYALAIRGNDLYIGGRFTGAYSASGLLAAIYVAKWDGTSWSALGNGSAPATSTNNGVHGEVRALAVMGPDLYVGGEFTSAINGSSPVLVNRVAKWDGTVWSGLGNGTAPATATNNGLNNNALAFAVLGSDLYVGGFFTSARNGSSAVAANNVVRWNGTAWSALGNGSAPATSTNNGVDNVVLALAVMGPDLYVGGSFTAARSNSSTVLTNSIAKWDGTSWSALGNGSAPATSTNNGVNGEFREVHSLAVLDNDLYVGGRFKDVYNGSSPVLVNNIAKWNGTTWSPLGTGLGTVVSGLAVTSSRVVAGGAFSTVGDGTKVIARFGVYNIPAVLSAREGSTKLPVLHLYPNPTRSTATLRGVKPGAAVEVLDALGRVVLVVKADTTGTAQLVLPAGQSSGLYIIRSGTQIGRLVRE; from the coding sequence ATGATTCACTTTCCTTTATCGGCCGTCCGCACGGCCCAGGCCGGGCGCTTAGGCGGCGGGTTCTTCTTCGCCCTGCTGTTTCTGCTACTGTTATTGCCTTGGGCGGCCAGGGCCCAGGCCCCGGCTGGCGGTACGACTCCTTCCGTAAGCACCATCCTCAACCCTGACGGCACATTGCGTCCTGGCGAGGCGGGCTCCTTCAGTGCCACGGGCTACCGCATGCTACTAGACCCGGCATCGGGTGAGCCCAGCTTCCGGCCCACCGGAGCCGGCGATGAGAACTGGCAGGACGGCTTCGGCCGAAACGGTGTTAACGGCTTCATTTTCGCCGTGGCTCGGGCCGGTAATGGAGACCTTTACGTAGGTGGTAGCTTTCAGGGCGTAGGCACAGTGCCGGCCTTTAATATAGCCAAGTGGAACGGCACGTCCTGGAGCGCACTAGGCAATGGCACGGCCCCGGTCACCCTCTCCAACAATGGGATAAGGGGCCAAATCTTTGCCCTCGCCGTGCTGGGCAATGACCTGTACGTGGGCGGTCAATTTGGCACTGCCCACAACGCCAGCGACGTAGTGTATACCGGCTGCATAGCCAAGTGGGACGGCACGGCCTGGAGCGCAGTGGGCAACGGCACCTCCCCGGCCACCGAATCTAACAGCGGAGTGAGTGGCCGCGTCCACGCCCTCGCCGTGCTGGGTAATGTCCTCTACGTGGGCGGTCAATTTGGTACTGCCCGTAGCACCACCGGCGAAGTACTGGTTAACAACGTAGCCAAGTGGAACGGCACGGCCTGGAGCGGGCTGGGCAATGGTACGGCTCCTGTTACTAGTGTCAACAACGGCGTGTTTGGTTCCATCTATGCTTTGGCCGTGCTGGGCAATGACCTGTACGTGGGCGGTGAATTTGACTCTGCCCACAACGCCAGCGGCGCAGTGTATACCAGGAATATAGCCAAGTGGGACGGTACCGCCTGGAGCGGGTTGGGTAATGGGCTGGCTCCGGCCACTAGCACCAACAACGGCCTGGATAACAGCGTCAGAGCCCTGGCCGTGCTCGGTACTGACCTGTACGCGGGCGGTGGCTTCACAGCTGCCCCAAATGGGAACAGCCCACTACTGGTCAACCGAGTAGCCAAGTGGGACGGGACCGCCTGGAGCGGGCTGGGTAACGGGCTGGCTCCGGCCACTAGCACCAACAACGGCCTGAATAACAGCGTCAGAGCCCTGGCCGTGCTAGGCTCCGACCTCTACGTGGGCGGTGGCTTCACGGCCGCCCAAAATGGCAGCAGTATAGTGCCGGTTAACCAAGTGGCTAAGTGGAATGGTACGGTCTGGAATGGGCTGGGCAACGGTACGGCCCCGCCGACCAGCACTACCAATGGCCTGGATTACACCGTCAATGCCCTGGCTGTAATCGGCACTGATTTGTATGTGGGCGGTGGCTTCTCTGCCGCCTATACCAGCAGTAGCCCAGTGGCGGCTAGCGCAATAGCCAAATGGAACGGTACGACCTGGAGCGCACTCCACACCGGACAGAACGGGGTAAATGCCGCGGTAGATGCCGTGGTGCGAACCAGCAATGGTGCCTTTTATGTAGCTGGCGATTTTACAAGTGTGGGTGCAATGCATGCCAACCGCATAGCTAAGTGGGATGGTACCGCCTGGAGCGCGCTGGGTAATGGCATGGCCCCGCCCACCAGCACCAATAATGGAGTGAATTTCACCGTCTATGCCCTGGCTATACGAGGGAATGACCTCTATATAGGTGGCCGCTTTACCGGCGCCTACAGTGCCAGCGGCCTACTGGCCGCTATTTATGTAGCCAAGTGGGACGGTACAAGCTGGAGCGCACTGGGCAATGGCTCGGCCCCGGCTACCAGCACCAATAATGGCGTGCACGGGGAGGTCCGGGCCCTGGCTGTGATGGGCCCCGACCTGTACGTGGGAGGAGAGTTCACCAGCGCCATAAACGGGAGCAGCCCGGTGCTGGTCAACCGAGTAGCCAAGTGGGACGGGACCGTGTGGAGCGGGTTGGGCAACGGGACAGCCCCTGCCACTGCTACCAACAACGGGCTGAACAACAATGCCCTGGCCTTCGCTGTGCTAGGTTCAGACTTGTACGTAGGCGGCTTTTTTACCTCCGCTCGCAATGGCAGTAGTGCGGTGGCTGCTAACAATGTAGTCCGCTGGAACGGCACGGCTTGGAGCGCACTGGGCAATGGCTCGGCCCCGGCTACTAGCACCAATAATGGAGTGGATAACGTCGTATTGGCCCTGGCTGTGATGGGCCCCGACCTCTACGTAGGAGGTAGCTTCACGGCTGCTCGTAGCAACAGCAGTACGGTGCTGACTAACAGTATAGCTAAGTGGGACGGCACAAGCTGGAGCGCGCTGGGCAATGGCTCGGCCCCGGCTACCAGCACCAACAACGGCGTGAACGGGGAGTTCCGGGAAGTCCATTCCCTGGCCGTGCTAGATAATGACCTGTACGTGGGCGGCCGGTTTAAAGACGTATATAACGGCAGCAGCCCGGTACTAGTCAATAATATAGCCAAGTGGAATGGCACGACCTGGAGCCCGCTGGGCACTGGTCTGGGGACAGTCGTGAGTGGTCTAGCCGTGACAAGCAGCCGAGTAGTGGCCGGCGGCGCTTTCTCCACTGTAGGCGACGGCACCAAAGTCATTGCGAGATTTGGTGTGTACAACATTCCCGCGGTACTGTCTGCGCGAGAGGGTTCTACCAAGTTGCCAGTGCTGCATCTCTACCCCAACCCAACTCGTAGCACGGCTACGCTCCGCGGGGTAAAGCCCGGCGCGGCGGTAGAGGTCCTTGACGCCCTGGGCCGGGTGGTGCTGGTTGTCAAAGCCGATACTACAGGAACGGCGCAGCTGGTGCTGCCCGCTGGCCAATCGTCCGGGCTTTATATAATCCGGAGTGGTACACAAATCGGGCGCCTGGTACGCGAGTAA
- the atpA gene encoding F0F1 ATP synthase subunit alpha codes for MADVRPDEVSAILREQLSNFKTEAELEEVGTVLQVGDGVARIYGLGNAQSGELIEFENGLQALVLNLEEDNVGAVMLGDYSGIREGATVKRTNKIASIQVGEGIIGRVVNTLGQPIDGRGPIAGDTFDMPLERKAPGVIYRQPVTEPMQTGIKAIDAMIPIGRGQRELIIGDRQTGKSTVALDAILNQREFFERGEPVFCIYVAVGQKASTVAQVVNALQRGGAMDYTVVVAASASDPAPMQFFAPFTGAAIGEFFRDTGRPALVVYDDLSKQAVAYREVSLLLRRPPGREAYPGDVFYLHSRLLERAAKINSSDSIAADMNDLPQSIKHLVKGGGSLTALPIIETQAGDVSAYIPTNVISITDGQIFLETNLFNSGVRPAINVGISVSRVGGNAQIKSMKKVAGTLKLDQAQFRELEAFAKFGSDLDASTKLTIERGRRNLEILKQPQFSPVKVEDQVAIIYAATNGLLDQVPVDKVRAFETEFRQVMQSRHPEELKALKAGKLDDTITGAIRQVAKDLSAVYASK; via the coding sequence ATGGCAGACGTGCGTCCGGATGAAGTATCCGCCATTCTGCGGGAGCAGCTGTCCAACTTCAAGACTGAAGCCGAACTCGAAGAGGTTGGTACGGTTCTGCAGGTTGGTGACGGTGTAGCCCGCATCTACGGGCTGGGCAATGCCCAGTCGGGGGAATTGATTGAATTTGAAAACGGCCTGCAAGCGCTGGTTCTCAACCTGGAAGAAGATAACGTAGGTGCCGTAATGCTCGGCGACTACAGCGGAATCCGGGAAGGTGCCACCGTAAAGCGGACCAATAAGATTGCTTCGATCCAGGTTGGCGAAGGCATCATCGGGCGCGTAGTAAACACGCTCGGTCAGCCCATCGACGGCCGCGGTCCTATTGCCGGCGACACGTTCGATATGCCCCTGGAGCGTAAGGCTCCCGGTGTAATCTACCGGCAGCCCGTAACCGAGCCCATGCAGACAGGTATCAAGGCTATTGACGCCATGATTCCGATTGGCCGGGGTCAGCGGGAGCTCATCATCGGCGACCGTCAGACGGGTAAGTCGACGGTAGCGCTTGACGCCATCCTGAACCAGCGCGAGTTCTTCGAGCGCGGCGAGCCAGTTTTCTGCATCTACGTAGCCGTAGGCCAGAAAGCTTCGACCGTAGCTCAGGTAGTAAACGCCCTGCAGCGCGGTGGCGCCATGGACTACACCGTAGTAGTAGCCGCTTCGGCTTCCGACCCGGCTCCGATGCAGTTCTTTGCTCCCTTCACCGGTGCCGCCATCGGCGAATTCTTCCGCGACACGGGCCGCCCGGCCCTGGTGGTCTACGACGACTTGTCGAAGCAGGCCGTAGCCTACCGCGAAGTGTCGCTGCTGCTGCGTCGTCCTCCCGGACGTGAGGCTTACCCTGGTGACGTATTCTACCTGCACAGCCGCCTGTTGGAGCGCGCCGCGAAGATCAATTCTTCCGACTCGATTGCTGCCGACATGAACGACCTGCCCCAGAGCATCAAGCACCTGGTGAAAGGTGGCGGTTCGCTGACGGCTCTGCCCATCATCGAAACCCAGGCTGGTGACGTTTCGGCGTACATCCCGACGAACGTAATTTCGATTACGGACGGGCAGATCTTCCTCGAAACCAACCTCTTCAACTCTGGTGTGCGTCCCGCCATCAACGTAGGTATCTCGGTATCGCGCGTAGGTGGTAACGCCCAGATCAAGTCGATGAAGAAGGTGGCCGGTACGCTGAAGCTCGACCAGGCCCAGTTCCGCGAGCTGGAAGCCTTCGCCAAGTTCGGCTCCGACCTCGACGCCTCGACCAAGCTCACCATCGAGCGGGGCCGTCGTAACCTCGAAATCCTGAAGCAGCCCCAGTTCTCGCCCGTAAAGGTGGAAGACCAGGTGGCCATTATCTACGCTGCTACCAACGGTCTGCTCGACCAGGTGCCCGTAGACAAGGTTCGGGCCTTCGAAACCGAGTTCCGTCAGGTGATGCAGTCGCGCCACCCCGAGGAGCTCAAGGCTCTGAAGGCTGGTAAGCTGGATGACACCATCACGGGTGCTATCCGTCAGGTTGCCAAAGACCTGTCGGCGGTTTACGCTTCTAAGTAA
- a CDS encoding helix-turn-helix domain-containing protein, with amino-acid sequence MASAFYPPGLSLMAAVRAHLGISIRQLARYLGVSMGFVTHIEAGRKGVPPALLPRLLRLAQLLPAPWGQGPPAPPPPPAPYDPLLPLPAPTSAQVPEPLRQRLRDVRLRLLVVGRELARQQVLAAALAHRHAGLQLLHTAAAPPEPAEADHFAHWLHELALDLARDEPNPAATATTRHLLAARVAGLRAEAAALAEINTLT; translated from the coding sequence ATGGCTTCTGCTTTCTATCCCCCTGGCCTTAGCCTGATGGCCGCCGTGCGGGCGCACTTAGGCATTTCGATACGGCAGCTGGCCCGCTACCTAGGCGTGTCGATGGGGTTTGTGACACATATCGAGGCGGGCCGTAAGGGGGTGCCTCCGGCGCTACTGCCGCGCCTGCTCCGGCTGGCCCAGCTGCTACCGGCCCCGTGGGGCCAGGGTCCTCCGGCTCCGCCGCCCCCGCCGGCTCCTTACGACCCGCTGCTGCCACTGCCTGCCCCCACCTCGGCCCAGGTACCCGAGCCGCTACGCCAGCGCCTGCGTGATGTGCGCCTGCGCCTGCTGGTAGTAGGTCGGGAGCTAGCCCGGCAGCAGGTCCTGGCCGCAGCCCTGGCCCACCGCCACGCCGGGCTGCAGCTGCTGCACACTGCCGCCGCTCCGCCGGAGCCCGCCGAAGCCGACCATTTCGCCCACTGGCTCCACGAACTGGCTCTGGACCTGGCCCGCGACGAACCCAACCCGGCCGCCACCGCCACTACCCGTCACTTATTGGCAGCCCGCGTCGCGGGCCTGCGCGCCGAAGCAGCGGCTCTGGCCGAAATAAATACGCTTACCTAG